One region of uncultured Methanolobus sp. genomic DNA includes:
- the asd gene encoding aspartate-semialdehyde dehydrogenase: protein MPEVIKAGILGATGAVGQRFIQALENHPWFEITSLAASERSAGKKYEKAANWRLESKLPDSVKDMEVVPVDPKKVDADVVFSALPSEYAKTVEAEFAKEGFAVASNASAFRMEKDVPLVIPEVNSEHLGLIDVQQDKRGWDGYIVTNPNCSTIVMVPTLKPLMQFGIQSVTVATMQAISGAGYDGIASMAILDNVVPYIGGEEEKVETEPLKLLGEFDGAEVVDADFKVSASCNRVPVMDGHTENLWVKMAQDPTPEQVKEAFLNFNPGLGDLPTEPEPAIIVREEPDRPQPRLDRNMGNGMGITVGRIREGIRYTVMGHNTVRGAAGASVLNAELLHKMGKL, encoded by the coding sequence ATGCCAGAAGTAATCAAAGCAGGTATTTTGGGGGCAACGGGTGCCGTTGGTCAGAGGTTTATCCAGGCACTTGAAAACCACCCGTGGTTCGAAATAACATCACTTGCAGCGTCCGAAAGAAGCGCCGGAAAAAAATATGAAAAAGCTGCAAACTGGAGACTTGAAAGTAAACTTCCTGATTCCGTAAAGGACATGGAAGTCGTTCCTGTTGATCCTAAAAAAGTAGATGCAGACGTTGTATTCTCGGCACTGCCATCTGAATATGCAAAGACAGTTGAAGCGGAGTTTGCAAAGGAAGGATTTGCCGTTGCAAGTAACGCATCTGCATTCAGGATGGAAAAAGACGTACCTCTTGTAATTCCGGAAGTTAATTCAGAACACCTGGGACTTATAGATGTACAGCAGGATAAACGTGGATGGGACGGATATATCGTCACAAATCCAAACTGCTCCACAATCGTCATGGTTCCAACACTCAAACCGCTTATGCAATTTGGAATACAGTCAGTCACAGTCGCAACCATGCAGGCAATATCCGGTGCAGGATACGATGGAATTGCTTCTATGGCAATACTTGACAATGTGGTCCCATACATCGGAGGCGAAGAGGAAAAGGTCGAGACTGAACCTTTGAAGCTTCTCGGAGAATTTGACGGTGCGGAAGTAGTTGATGCGGACTTCAAGGTAAGTGCGTCCTGCAACAGGGTTCCTGTTATGGACGGACATACAGAGAACCTCTGGGTAAAAATGGCACAGGACCCTACACCTGAACAGGTAAAAGAAGCGTTCCTTAATTTCAATCCGGGACTGGGAGACCTTCCAACCGAACCGGAACCTGCAATCATTGTAAGAGAAGAGCCGGACAGGCCACAGCCTCGCCTTGACAGGAACATGGGCAACGGAATGGGCATTACAGTAGGACGTATAAGAGAAGGCATACGTTACACTGTAATGGGACACAACACCGTCCGTGGAGCTGCAGGCGCCAGTGTGCTTAACGCAGAACTTCTCCACAAGATGGGTAAACTTTAA
- a CDS encoding NAD(P)/FAD-dependent oxidoreductase, giving the protein MVLLWGPWSDIISATSYDYDVVIVGAGPAGLFAAYELAGKGLEVLVVDGGKDINERHCRVSSISSCSHCSPCSILCGVGGAGAYSDGTLNLRPDVGGNLAEQTGDVGSAWELVEYVDGIYLKYGATTKIFSATGDDAEMLKRRAASVGARFIDIKQRHIGSDNSVALIKCMKNDLESKGISFLLESKVRDIIAEDGRCKGVVLEDRNIRSNYTLLAPGRVGYEWVNDVVDQHSIKFSYSGVDIGVRVEVPSIIMDPVTKINHDPKFHIFTKGHDDFVRTFCTNEHGFVVKEEYEGFVATNGHSMHSKESDNTNFAFLVHVGLTRPMENTIKYARSVAKLATTIGGGKPVLQRLGDLKRGRRSTTESISRNAVNNTLTDITPGDISMALPYRIVTDIMEGLEVLNMIIPGVDSDCTLLYAPEVKFYSLKIDVDKTMQTNIESLFVAGDGAGLSRDLINSSATGILAARGILTHVENNL; this is encoded by the coding sequence ATGGTCCTTTTGTGGGGACCATGGAGTGATATTATTTCTGCTACAAGCTATGATTATGATGTTGTTATCGTAGGTGCCGGCCCTGCAGGATTATTCGCAGCCTACGAACTTGCCGGAAAAGGATTAGAAGTGCTTGTTGTGGACGGTGGGAAAGATATCAATGAAAGGCATTGCCGTGTATCATCGATTTCATCATGCAGTCATTGTTCCCCGTGTTCCATATTATGTGGAGTGGGAGGCGCGGGAGCTTACTCTGACGGAACCCTTAATCTCAGGCCTGATGTAGGTGGTAACCTTGCAGAGCAGACAGGTGATGTCGGGTCGGCATGGGAACTCGTAGAATATGTGGATGGGATCTACCTTAAATACGGGGCAACCACCAAAATATTTTCTGCAACAGGAGATGATGCTGAAATGCTAAAACGCAGGGCAGCCTCAGTTGGTGCCAGGTTCATAGATATCAAGCAACGTCATATTGGTTCGGATAATTCTGTTGCGCTCATTAAATGCATGAAGAACGATCTGGAATCAAAGGGTATATCCTTCCTGCTGGAATCTAAAGTGAGAGATATAATTGCTGAAGATGGCAGATGCAAAGGCGTGGTTCTGGAAGACAGGAACATTCGTTCAAATTACACTTTGCTTGCACCGGGGAGGGTTGGATACGAATGGGTAAATGATGTTGTGGACCAGCATTCCATCAAATTTTCTTATAGTGGCGTCGATATCGGTGTTCGTGTGGAGGTTCCCTCAATAATAATGGATCCTGTAACAAAGATAAATCATGATCCGAAATTCCACATATTTACCAAGGGGCATGATGACTTTGTAAGAACCTTCTGTACCAATGAACATGGTTTTGTGGTAAAGGAGGAGTATGAAGGTTTTGTTGCTACAAATGGTCATTCCATGCACAGTAAAGAGTCCGATAATACCAACTTTGCTTTTCTTGTGCATGTGGGATTGACAAGACCCATGGAAAACACGATCAAATATGCGAGGTCAGTGGCAAAACTTGCAACAACTATCGGTGGCGGAAAACCTGTGCTGCAAAGGCTTGGTGACCTTAAAAGAGGGCGCAGGTCAACTACTGAGAGCATTAGCAGAAATGCTGTCAACAATACTCTTACCGACATAACTCCCGGTGATATATCCATGGCATTGCCCTACAGGATCGTTACGGATATCATGGAGGGGCTCGAAGTCCTTAACATGATAATCCCCGGAGTGGATTCGGATTGCACTCTTCTCTATGCTCCGGAAGTAAAGTTCTATTCCCTGAAAATCGATGTGGACAAAACCATGCAGACTAACATTGAAAGCCTGTTCGTTGCAGGCGATGGCGCAGGTTTGTCACGCGACCTGATAAACTCCTCAGCTACAGGAATTCTGGCAGCAAGAGGCATACTAACTCATGTGGAAAACAATTTGTGA
- a CDS encoding B12-binding domain-containing protein, protein MSQGKTITQLIDEAKRSILDFDEKGAEKAANEALELGYDINEIIDKGFLEGMKAIGDMFEEGNACLLHIFAAADSMDAGLAVFEDCEEYNKLSKNMAIELVSEGQRDEKIDVLETMFRINGYDVVEIPDNVPIVDFLEKDEAFDNISDSCKEEIMAKIAANPGITTFQLSEM, encoded by the coding sequence TTGTCTCAGGGAAAAACAATTACGCAACTTATAGATGAAGCAAAAAGATCCATACTGGATTTTGATGAGAAAGGCGCAGAAAAAGCAGCAAATGAAGCCCTTGAATTGGGTTACGACATAAACGAAATTATAGATAAGGGATTTCTTGAAGGCATGAAAGCAATTGGGGACATGTTTGAAGAGGGAAATGCATGTCTCCTCCACATTTTTGCAGCAGCTGACAGCATGGATGCAGGTCTTGCTGTATTTGAGGACTGTGAGGAATACAATAAACTCAGTAAGAATATGGCAATCGAGCTTGTAAGCGAAGGCCAGAGGGATGAAAAGATCGATGTTCTTGAAACAATGTTCAGGATAAACGGTTATGATGTTGTTGAAATTCCGGACAATGTTCCTATAGTTGATTTCCTTGAAAAGGATGAAGCATTTGATAATATTTCGGATTCCTGCAAGGAAGAGATCATGGCAAAAATTGCTGCCAATCCGGGTATAACGACTTTTCAGTTGTCTGAAATGTGA
- the ablB gene encoding putative beta-lysine N-acetyltransferase, whose translation MSDQILKINNSIIQHGPFNDRVYLMKLSPDDFAEVPAKVEEIAETNGYSKIFSKIPSSAKNHFQETGHVEEAYVPGMYNGHEGVCFMAKFLSDEREKEQTPDDVEAVISTALSKLNSSREVELSSDEECFICSEKDVLEMATIYDLVFPSYPFPIQDPEYLLQTMQENLIYFGIRKAGKIVALASCEMDAENSNVEMTDFATLPDYRGRGYSYYLLRKMETKMREMEIITAYTIARARSYGMNTVFSRSSYSYAGTLVNNTNISGSIESMNIWYKRLDQM comes from the coding sequence TTGAGTGATCAGATCCTTAAGATCAATAATTCGATCATACAGCACGGTCCTTTCAATGACCGTGTTTACCTGATGAAGCTATCGCCTGATGATTTTGCAGAAGTACCTGCAAAAGTAGAGGAAATAGCAGAAACGAATGGATATTCGAAGATATTCTCCAAGATCCCTTCCTCTGCAAAGAATCATTTCCAGGAAACAGGCCATGTTGAAGAAGCCTATGTGCCAGGGATGTATAACGGACATGAAGGTGTTTGCTTCATGGCAAAGTTCCTTTCTGATGAACGTGAGAAGGAACAAACACCGGATGATGTTGAAGCAGTCATCAGTACTGCTTTATCTAAGCTCAATAGTTCCAGGGAAGTAGAACTTTCAAGTGATGAAGAGTGTTTTATTTGCAGTGAAAAAGACGTTTTGGAAATGGCAACGATATATGACCTGGTTTTTCCAAGTTATCCATTCCCAATACAGGACCCTGAATATCTTCTACAGACCATGCAGGAAAACCTGATTTATTTTGGAATAAGGAAAGCTGGCAAAATTGTTGCCCTGGCATCCTGTGAAATGGATGCTGAGAACAGTAATGTTGAGATGACTGATTTTGCAACATTGCCGGATTATCGTGGCAGAGGTTATTCCTATTATCTTTTGAGAAAGATGGAAACAAAGATGCGTGAAATGGAAATCATAACCGCTTATACGATTGCAAGGGCGAGGTCTTATGGAATGAACACGGTTTTCTCACGCAGTTCATATTCATATGCAGGAACCCTTGTGAATAACACTAATATTTCCGGTTCAATTGAAAGCATGAACATCTGGTACAAAAGACTAGATCAGATGTGA
- a CDS encoding isocitrate/isopropylmalate dehydrogenase family protein — MTQYKIPVIPGDGIGPEIIAEGRKVIDAAGEKFGFDVDWVEFPHGADHYLETGELISEDSLKELSGYKGIYLGSIGDDRIAPGVLEKGILLAARFYFDQYINLRPIKLLDGVWCPIKDKTPADIDFTVVRENTEDFYIGIGGRAKSGASKDMLEVHRTLYNAKFGLDIETDSEEIGYQIGMISKEGTQRVINYAFDLAENSDKHVSSVDKANVLSDIYGFWREEFNAVAAKHPDVTTDFNYVDAMTMWFVKNPEWFDVVVTPNMFGDIITDLGAMVQGGLGLAPGGNINPEGTSMFEPIHGSAPKYKGQNKVNPIATIWAGAMLIEQMGEKEAADAIVSAIETNISEAKVQTYDMGGSAGTSDVGSDIARIVLGK, encoded by the coding sequence ATGACACAGTACAAAATACCTGTAATACCAGGAGACGGTATCGGACCTGAGATCATAGCAGAAGGACGTAAGGTTATCGATGCTGCTGGTGAAAAATTCGGATTTGATGTTGACTGGGTGGAGTTCCCACACGGAGCAGACCACTATCTTGAAACCGGGGAACTTATTTCCGAGGATTCCCTGAAAGAGCTTTCAGGTTACAAAGGAATCTACCTTGGTTCAATCGGAGATGACAGGATCGCGCCAGGAGTACTTGAAAAAGGTATCCTGCTTGCTGCAAGGTTCTACTTTGACCAGTACATCAACCTCCGTCCAATTAAGCTTCTCGATGGTGTATGGTGCCCGATCAAGGACAAGACTCCTGCAGATATTGACTTTACAGTTGTCAGGGAAAACACCGAAGACTTCTACATCGGCATTGGCGGCCGTGCAAAGTCAGGTGCAAGCAAGGATATGCTTGAGGTTCACAGGACACTTTACAACGCAAAGTTCGGCCTTGATATCGAGACTGACAGTGAGGAGATTGGCTACCAGATCGGTATGATCTCAAAGGAAGGTACGCAGAGAGTTATCAATTATGCATTCGACCTTGCAGAAAACAGTGACAAGCATGTTTCATCAGTTGATAAGGCAAACGTTCTTTCAGACATATACGGATTCTGGAGGGAGGAGTTCAATGCAGTTGCTGCAAAGCATCCTGACGTCACTACAGACTTCAATTATGTTGATGCAATGACCATGTGGTTTGTCAAGAACCCTGAGTGGTTCGATGTCGTTGTAACACCAAATATGTTCGGTGACATCATCACAGATCTTGGTGCAATGGTACAGGGCGGTCTTGGACTTGCACCTGGAGGAAACATCAACCCTGAAGGTACAAGTATGTTTGAGCCGATCCACGGTTCAGCACCAAAGTACAAGGGCCAGAACAAGGTCAATCCTATCGCAACAATCTGGGCAGGCGCAATGCTCATTGAACAGATGGGTGAAAAGGAAGCTGCAGATGCTATTGTTTCTGCAATTGAGACCAACATAAGTGAAGCAAAGGTCCAGACCTACGATATGGGCGGGTCAGCAGGAACTTCTGATGTTGGCAGTGATATCGCAAGGATAGTCCTTGGAAAATAA
- a CDS encoding ATP-dependent DNA helicase — translation MSGKTGYMKYFPKETCYPNQQDAMDKIHASLINKEIILFEGACGTGKTLSALAPSLNVGKQLQKTVIIATNVHQQMVQFINEAREIRQTNDLKVAVVKGKSTMCPNETDYEECRLKRENTFDLLETERELALKKQEMKSAYENYKKSKDPALIALRDALSKELEVAEEKSTELRKRSCNELYEVLRYDGEAFRQWLFSDVRSPEEVNDYAFQKGMCGYELLKRELKHADLLICNFHHVLNSDIFMTVLNWLEKEPQDVIVIFDEAHNIESAARSHSSITITEHTLEKAISEVEANIDIMPDGGIHNLLKILTSVMQDTYNNRFKFGERERVGRHWYDMRISDPYERNDMVRGKFLRQAQEVGFGDEEAIQKTLSEASEFGSMLDDNYREQYKKGLTGVLKRSQIRYSADFLSSYLVLSNNLNYYPVLNVRRDLNDDIYGRIELFTCIPKNVTEPLFDSVFSAVLMSATLRPFEMVKSTLGIARTTCELSYGTSFPEEKRLTLSVSVPPLFAKTRDDPQTLQALEEVLFDSIEQTEGNVIIFFQSSFEARRYYNKLEKRLNVPVFLDEVGVSSQEIREDFFRMGESGDKAVLVSYIWGTLSEGIDYRDGRGRTVIIVGVGYPALNDRMNAVESAYDHTFGFGAGWEFAVQVPTIRKIRQAMGRVVRSPFDYGVRILLDGRFTTEAPKKFGKFSVFEMFPDDEREEFIDVDPEKVKYSLMNFFQDNSGN, via the coding sequence ATGAGCGGCAAAACCGGATACATGAAATATTTTCCAAAGGAAACCTGCTACCCGAATCAGCAGGATGCAATGGACAAGATCCATGCTTCTCTCATAAATAAGGAGATCATACTTTTTGAAGGAGCATGTGGTACAGGCAAGACTCTCAGTGCACTTGCACCTTCACTTAACGTTGGGAAACAACTTCAGAAAACCGTTATAATTGCAACAAATGTTCATCAGCAAATGGTTCAGTTCATAAACGAAGCACGTGAGATCAGGCAGACAAATGACCTCAAGGTTGCAGTGGTAAAAGGTAAATCCACAATGTGTCCCAATGAGACTGATTATGAGGAATGCAGGCTCAAACGTGAGAACACCTTCGACCTTCTGGAAACTGAAAGAGAACTCGCTCTTAAGAAACAGGAAATGAAGTCCGCCTATGAGAATTATAAAAAGTCAAAAGATCCTGCTCTTATAGCATTGCGTGATGCTCTGTCCAAGGAACTTGAAGTTGCAGAGGAAAAATCAACTGAGCTCAGAAAGCGTTCATGCAATGAACTTTATGAGGTGCTGCGCTATGATGGTGAAGCTTTCAGACAATGGTTGTTCTCAGATGTGCGCTCACCTGAGGAAGTCAATGATTATGCTTTCCAGAAAGGCATGTGTGGGTATGAACTCCTGAAAAGAGAACTGAAACATGCAGATCTTCTGATATGTAATTTCCATCATGTGCTCAATTCCGATATATTCATGACCGTTCTCAACTGGCTTGAAAAAGAGCCGCAGGATGTCATTGTGATTTTTGACGAGGCACACAACATCGAATCTGCAGCAAGGTCGCATTCGTCTATTACAATAACCGAGCACACACTGGAAAAAGCAATCTCTGAGGTAGAGGCAAATATAGATATCATGCCGGATGGTGGAATTCATAATCTTCTGAAGATATTGACCAGTGTGATGCAGGATACCTATAACAACCGTTTCAAATTCGGAGAACGTGAACGTGTTGGAAGACACTGGTATGATATGCGTATCAGTGATCCATACGAACGCAACGATATGGTCAGGGGTAAATTCCTGAGACAGGCACAGGAAGTAGGTTTTGGTGACGAAGAAGCAATCCAGAAAACTCTTTCAGAAGCAAGTGAGTTCGGATCTATGCTCGATGACAACTATCGTGAGCAGTACAAGAAAGGACTCACAGGTGTCCTGAAACGTTCACAAATAAGGTATTCAGCAGATTTCCTGTCATCATATCTGGTGCTTTCCAATAACCTGAACTATTATCCGGTTTTGAATGTCAGACGTGATCTCAATGATGATATCTACGGCCGTATTGAACTTTTCACATGTATCCCGAAGAACGTGACCGAACCATTATTCGATTCGGTGTTCTCAGCGGTTCTCATGTCTGCAACCCTGCGACCATTTGAAATGGTAAAATCCACCCTTGGAATTGCCAGGACGACATGTGAACTATCTTATGGTACTTCATTTCCGGAAGAAAAGCGGCTCACGCTTTCAGTTTCAGTGCCGCCTTTGTTTGCAAAAACGAGGGATGACCCGCAGACACTTCAGGCATTAGAGGAAGTTCTTTTTGATTCCATTGAACAGACAGAAGGTAATGTGATTATCTTTTTCCAGAGTTCTTTTGAGGCCAGAAGGTACTACAACAAGCTGGAGAAACGTCTGAATGTTCCTGTTTTCCTTGACGAGGTGGGTGTTTCATCCCAGGAGATCAGGGAGGATTTCTTCAGGATGGGTGAATCAGGTGATAAGGCGGTTCTAGTCTCATATATCTGGGGAACCCTTAGCGAAGGAATTGATTACCGTGATGGCAGGGGGAGGACTGTTATTATAGTAGGTGTCGGTTATCCTGCCCTGAATGACAGGATGAATGCTGTGGAATCTGCTTACGACCATACTTTTGGGTTTGGTGCTGGCTGGGAATTTGCAGTGCAGGTGCCGACTATCCGCAAGATCCGTCAGGCTATGGGGAGAGTTGTGCGTTCTCCGTTTGATTATGGAGTAAGGATTCTCCTTGATGGCAGGTTCACAACTGAAGCACCGAAAAAGTTCGGAAAATTCTCCGTGTTTGAAATGTTCCCTGATGATGAACGTGAAGAATTCATTGATGTAGATCCTGAAAAAGTCAAGTATTCACTGATGAATTTCTTCCAGGATAATTCTGGTAATTAG
- a CDS encoding 4Fe-4S binding protein translates to MVAIITVNECVGCGTCIDECPAEAIKLNGDNIAIVDAGECLDCGACVDVCPTDAIAME, encoded by the coding sequence ATGGTAGCAATTATAACTGTCAATGAATGTGTCGGTTGCGGAACATGTATAGATGAATGCCCAGCAGAAGCAATTAAACTTAACGGAGACAACATTGCAATCGTAGATGCAGGCGAATGTCTGGACTGCGGTGCATGTGTCGACGTGTGCCCAACAGACGCAATTGCAATGGAATAA
- a CDS encoding type IV pilin — translation MSPVMGVVLMVLLTIVLAGITVSAVYSDEMLSSMKPVHVADIDVNYVKGGVPDGSGLNIISYAFSTWPVPL, via the coding sequence ATGTCACCCGTAATGGGTGTTGTGCTTATGGTGCTTTTAACAATAGTACTGGCAGGTATCACAGTATCGGCTGTTTATAGTGATGAAATGCTGTCATCAATGAAGCCAGTTCATGTAGCAGATATTGACGTTAATTATGTCAAAGGCGGCGTTCCTGATGGGTCCGGTTTGAATATAATTTCATATGCCTTCAGCACATGGCCGGTGCCTCTTTAG
- a CDS encoding 3-isopropylmalate dehydratase small subunit produces the protein MSGRVWKFGDDVDTDAVIPGRYLIMNTSEELAAHAFEGVRPEFPTDVKEGDIIVAGNNFGCGSSREHAPIALKGTKINCVIAKSFARIFFRNSINIGVALLECPETDKIDDGDELDVDFASGLIRNVTKGEEYQATPLPEFVRGIMDAGGLIEYTRQII, from the coding sequence ATGAGCGGAAGAGTCTGGAAATTCGGAGACGATGTTGATACTGATGCTGTAATTCCAGGAAGGTATCTTATTATGAATACCTCTGAGGAGCTTGCAGCACATGCTTTTGAAGGTGTAAGACCTGAATTCCCTACAGATGTAAAAGAAGGTGACATTATTGTTGCCGGTAATAATTTCGGATGCGGTTCATCAAGAGAACACGCACCAATAGCACTTAAAGGAACAAAAATTAACTGTGTGATCGCAAAGTCCTTTGCACGTATATTTTTCAGGAATTCTATTAACATCGGCGTTGCACTTCTCGAGTGCCCTGAAACCGATAAAATAGATGACGGTGATGAGCTTGATGTTGACTTCGCATCAGGACTTATCAGGAACGTAACAAAGGGCGAAGAGTACCAGGCAACACCTCTGCCTGAATTTGTCAGAGGTATAATGGATGCCGGTGGACTTATCGAATACACAAGGCAGATTATCTGA
- the pyrH gene encoding UMP kinase yields the protein MLIVLSVGGSILAKELNPDSFKGYADALKELAKEHEVVIVTGGGAAARDYINIARSTGANEVECDYIGIDITRLNAKLLISALGDAAYPEPPKDYKEAQDKLSSGKIIVMGGVIPGQTTDAVSAILTEYLSANLLIIATAVDGVYSADPRKDPDAVKYETMTAKELVNTVMVTEMKAGSKSPVDPLAAKIIERCNIETIVMDGSNPQDVLKVIRDESGKTDKKAVYLGTRIIN from the coding sequence ATGTTAATCGTATTATCAGTCGGTGGATCAATACTGGCAAAAGAACTCAATCCTGACAGTTTTAAGGGATATGCTGATGCTCTTAAAGAACTTGCAAAAGAGCATGAGGTAGTTATAGTTACAGGCGGCGGTGCTGCTGCAAGGGATTACATAAACATTGCACGGAGTACCGGTGCCAACGAAGTTGAATGTGACTATATTGGAATAGACATCACACGCCTCAATGCAAAACTTCTCATTTCTGCACTTGGTGATGCTGCATATCCAGAGCCTCCAAAAGACTATAAGGAAGCACAGGACAAGCTCTCCTCCGGCAAGATCATTGTAATGGGTGGCGTGATTCCCGGGCAGACCACCGATGCTGTGTCAGCAATTCTTACAGAATACCTGAGTGCAAATCTTCTTATAATAGCTACAGCAGTTGACGGAGTATATTCCGCAGACCCACGCAAGGACCCTGATGCTGTAAAGTATGAAACAATGACAGCTAAAGAGCTTGTAAACACAGTTATGGTCACAGAGATGAAAGCCGGTTCAAAATCTCCTGTAGACCCCCTTGCAGCAAAAATCATTGAACGCTGTAACATCGAGACAATTGTAATGGATGGCAGTAATCCACAGGATGTGCTGAAAGTCATTCGCGATGAAAGCGGAAAGACCGATAAAAAAGCTGTTTATTTAGGTACAAGGATCATTAACTGA
- the ablA gene encoding lysine 2,3-aminomutase, translated as MQSYKRRQQNIVDRIDSEEPLAKWSDWKWQLRHSVNDIDTFETLLDIKFEGEEREALLRTLEKFPLSITPYYLSLIEVEDFRNDPIFMQSFPSPQELIVACDEMEDPLSEDHDSPVPGITHRYPDRVLFHISNVCSMYCRHCTRKRKVGDIDSIPEKDEVLQGIEYIANNPQVRDVLLSGGDPLMLSDEYLDWILTELRAIPHVEVIRIGSRMPVVLPYRITDNLVEVLKKHHPVWLNTHFNHPREVTASSKQALRKLADAGIPLGNQTVLLAGVNDCYRILKKLFHKLVENRVRPYYLYQCDLSEGLTHFRTSVGKGIEIMENLIGHTSGFAVPSYVIDAPGGGGKIPVMPNYLISWSTNKVILRNYEGVITSYKEPDSYEAVYCDRKCDDCALQLKLDEAKEFRSVGIAKLLSDFDDALSLVPEDTERMERRNVE; from the coding sequence ATGCAATCTTACAAACGCCGGCAGCAAAATATAGTAGATAGAATCGACTCTGAAGAACCTCTTGCTAAATGGAGTGACTGGAAGTGGCAATTAAGGCATTCAGTAAATGACATCGATACATTTGAGACACTTCTTGACATTAAGTTTGAGGGCGAAGAGAGAGAGGCCCTACTAAGGACACTTGAAAAATTCCCATTGTCCATTACTCCTTATTATCTTTCTCTCATAGAAGTTGAGGATTTCAGAAATGACCCTATTTTCATGCAATCTTTCCCTTCCCCGCAGGAACTCATTGTTGCCTGTGATGAAATGGAAGATCCGCTGAGTGAAGACCATGACAGCCCGGTGCCGGGAATTACACACAGGTATCCTGACAGGGTGCTTTTCCATATCAGCAATGTATGTTCTATGTATTGCAGGCACTGCACAAGAAAACGAAAAGTAGGCGATATAGATTCGATTCCGGAAAAAGATGAAGTTCTTCAGGGTATAGAGTACATAGCAAACAATCCGCAGGTAAGGGATGTTCTTTTGTCAGGAGGAGATCCTTTGATGCTTTCAGATGAGTATCTGGACTGGATACTTACAGAACTACGCGCAATCCCTCATGTTGAGGTCATAAGAATAGGCAGCAGAATGCCGGTGGTTTTACCTTACAGAATAACAGACAATCTTGTAGAAGTCCTGAAGAAACACCATCCTGTATGGCTTAACACTCATTTCAACCATCCCCGTGAAGTTACAGCTTCTTCTAAACAGGCACTCAGAAAGCTTGCCGATGCAGGTATTCCACTGGGTAACCAGACTGTACTGCTTGCAGGTGTGAATGATTGTTACAGGATTCTGAAGAAACTCTTCCACAAACTTGTTGAAAACCGTGTACGACCGTATTACCTTTATCAGTGTGACCTTTCCGAAGGCCTGACCCATTTCAGGACATCTGTGGGTAAAGGTATAGAGATAATGGAGAATCTCATCGGTCACACAAGCGGTTTTGCAGTTCCTTCCTATGTAATTGATGCACCGGGTGGCGGAGGAAAAATACCGGTAATGCCAAATTACCTGATCTCCTGGTCAACCAACAAAGTAATTCTCAGGAATTACGAGGGAGTCATTACTTCCTACAAGGAGCCGGATTCCTACGAGGCGGTTTATTGCGACAGGAAATGCGATGACTGTGCTTTGCAGCTAAAACTGGACGAAGCCAAGGAATTCAGATCAGTAGGAATTGCAAAACTGCTTTCTGATTTTGACGATGCACTGAGTCTTGTACCTGAAGATACTGAACGCATGGAGAGAAGGAACGTTGAGTGA
- a CDS encoding Lrp/AsnC family transcriptional regulator encodes MVSKKDEIILSILQQGARTPISEIAKEVDLSENGVRYRLEKLEDEGYIKNYTVLLNPRKFGKGTFAIFNLEMEPKKTKESLNKLIEIDEFIKIYQTTGQYSIKAFGLFNNEEEMTNFINNRLLYEIPVQNYSIEIITKNIKDSIYHI; translated from the coding sequence ATGGTAAGCAAAAAGGATGAAATTATTCTATCCATACTGCAACAGGGAGCCAGAACACCGATATCAGAGATCGCAAAAGAAGTTGATCTCAGTGAGAATGGTGTCAGGTACAGGCTGGAAAAACTGGAAGATGAAGGGTACATCAAGAATTACACTGTCTTACTAAATCCCAGGAAGTTCGGAAAGGGAACTTTTGCTATATTTAATCTGGAAATGGAACCTAAAAAGACAAAAGAAAGCCTTAATAAACTCATAGAAATCGATGAATTCATTAAAATATACCAGACAACCGGCCAATACTCCATCAAAGCTTTTGGCCTTTTCAACAATGAAGAAGAAATGACAAATTTCATAAACAACCGGCTTCTCTATGAAATCCCGGTACAGAATTATAGTATCGAGATTATTACAAAAAATATCAAGGACAGCATATATCACATCTGA